In Elusimicrobiota bacterium, one DNA window encodes the following:
- a CDS encoding ribonuclease HI family protein, with the protein MVVDPADRTVRELGVAIGINTNQVAEYEGLIRALEELSRAGARRARVVTDSQFVVKQFNGEYRAKDERMKALLARAKALAVRFDALTVQHIMRSGHAHNTRADALANRALDEAKKKTH; encoded by the coding sequence GTGGTTGTCGACCCGGCGGACCGGACCGTGCGGGAGCTCGGGGTCGCCATCGGGATCAACACCAACCAGGTGGCCGAATACGAAGGGCTGATCCGCGCGCTGGAGGAATTGTCCCGGGCCGGCGCCCGCCGCGCCCGCGTGGTCACGGATTCCCAATTTGTCGTGAAGCAGTTCAACGGCGAGTACCGCGCCAAGGACGAGCGAATGAAGGCGTTGCTGGCCCGGGCCAAAGCCCTCGCCGTTCGCTTCGACGCGCTGACGGTGCAGCACATCATGCGCTCGGGCCACGCCCACAACACGCGGGCGGACGCCCTGGCGAACCGGGCCCTGGACGAGGCCAAGAAGAAGACGCACTGA